ATCTCGACGCTGCGGCGGCGGTCGCCGTGAAACTCGGGGCGACGCTGCCCGACGACCAGCCGGGTGAGACCTGGCTCGTCCTGCTCGACCCGGCAGGGCATCCCTTCTGCCTGACAAATGCCGCGAACTGGGGCTGACGCGGCTAGCCTTGTCGTCGTGAAACCACGTCTGGCAGGAATCGAAATCGTCGTCGCCGATATGGCTGCCGCACTGGCGTTCTATCGCGTTCTGGGACTGGATATTCCGGCCGACGCCGATGCCGAGCAACATGTGGAGGTCGACCTCGGCGGCGTTCGACTGTTGTTCGATCTCCCGTCCACGATTACCTCCTTCGACCCGACGTGGACGCCGCCCAGCGGCGGTCATCGCGTTGCGCTCGCCTTCGATTGCGGTTCCGCCGCCGGAGTGGACGCGGCGTGGGCAGCGGTGACCGAGGCGGGGTACACCGGCCACCTGCAGCCGTGGGATGCGTTCTGGGGTCAGCGTTATGCCGTCGTGCACGATCCCGACGGCACCACCGTCGATCTGTACGCGAACGTCTGAGTTGTCAGCTCGCCGGAGCGATGATCTGAATCAGGTTTCCACAGGTGTCGTCGAACACCGCAGTGATCACCGGGCCCATCTCGGTGGGCTGCTGAGTGAACCGAACGCCGAGGCCGATGAGCCGATCGTATTCTGCTGCAACACTGTCCACCGCGAACTGCGTGAACGGGATGCCGTCTGCGAAGAGCGCATCCTTGAACGGCGCGGTTGCGGGATGACCACTGGGCTCGAGTAGCAGCTCGGTACCTTCCGGATCCTGCGGTGAGACGACCGTGAGCCAACGATCGGGTCCACCCATGGATACATCGTGTTTGACGACGAAGCCCAGTACGTCGGTGTAGAACGTCAGCGCCTTGCTCTGATCGTCGACGAAGACGCTGGTGATGTTGATTCTCATGCCGGTCCCTCACCTCTCGGCCCGCCGGCCAGTTCGACAGCGACGTCGAGGTGGCCGAGATGACGGGCGTATTCCTGGAGTACATGGAAGCAGATCCAGATCAGAGTCGGCTGCTCATCGGTGAATCTTCCACCGAGCGTGGCCAATTCGTCCATCCGGTGTGTGCTCAATACTTCTTCGGTGAGCCTGGCACCGTCGTCGAGCCTGGTCAGGAGGGTCTCGGCGTCCACCTCGGCCGGCACATGCCAGGAGCCGTCCTTCTCGTCACCCCACGGCGCGTCGACCGCCCTGCCGAGAAACCCCCAGACGAACCAGCGCTGCTCCATGTGCACCAGATGGGTCAACATCTGCAGCGGGGTCCACTCCGAGGGAACGGTTGTGGTGGTCAGGGAATCGTCGCTCTGGGCAGTGATTCGCCGAACCAACTCGCCGCGATAGAAGCGTAGGTACTCGCGAAACAGGTCGGCGGGATCGGACAGGGCGGAGTTCGGTTCGGGAAACGTCGTCAGCTTGGCCATGGTGCTATTCCGCGTGCACTGAGCGCTGTTGGCTCATTCGCTCTTGCGCTGTTCGCGGGCGATGCGACGCTGTTCCTCGGCGCGGGCGCGGCAGCGGCGGAGGAACTCCTCGTCGCTTTCCTGCGACTGGGCGACGGCCCGGCCGGGTTTGGCGTCGTACTCGGGGTATGCCGACGCGGTGCGCGGTGCACCGCTGCCACCCCAGATGCCGCCGCCTTCGGGTCTTCCCACGACGAGCCATGCGATGGAGCCGGCCAACGGCAGGACGATGACGAGTAGTAGCCACACCATTTTCGGGAGGTGGCGGATGCCGGAGTCATCGGCGGTGATGACGTCGATCAGACAGAAGATGGCCATCAGCATGATCAACAGGCCGAGGTACGGCACGGGAGTCCTCCAGGGTTTTCGAGACCGTGCGGTCGGTCTACCGCGACTATCAGATCACTCGTTGTACCGCGGATCAAGTGTCGGGAGTGGAGCCTGCGGAACGACCTAGATAGTCAGGGTTCAGCCGAATACCAGCAGTGCCGCCAGGGTGAGCATCATGATCCCGATCCCGAGGTCGAGGATTCGCCAGGCCAACGGCCGCGCGAACAGCGGACTGAGCACACGTGAGCCGTAGCCGAGCGCGGTGAACCAGAGCACGCTGCCCAGCATCGCGCCGATGGCGAACCACCAACGCAGGTCTCCTGGCTGACGGTTTCCGATGGAACCGAGGAACACCACCGTGTCGAGGTAGACGTGCGGATTGAGCCAGGTCAGTGCCAGACAGGTGGCGACGGCCGCGATCAGTGAACCGCCACCGGTCGTCTCGGTCGTCATCGTCGAGGGAGTGCGCGCTCGATTGAGTGCCATCAGTCCGTAGACGAGGAGGAACACGGCACCGAGGACGGTCACGACGCGCAGAGCGACGGGGAAGC
The nucleotide sequence above comes from Rhodococcoides fascians A25f. Encoded proteins:
- a CDS encoding VOC family protein, producing the protein MPRTGADAASLVVVKPRLAGIEIVVADMAAALAFYRVLGLDIPADADAEQHVEVDLGGVRLLFDLPSTITSFDPTWTPPSGGHRVALAFDCGSAAGVDAAWAAVTEAGYTGHLQPWDAFWGQRYAVVHDPDGTTVDLYANV
- a CDS encoding VOC family protein, translating into MRINITSVFVDDQSKALTFYTDVLGFVVKHDVSMGGPDRWLTVVSPQDPEGTELLLEPSGHPATAPFKDALFADGIPFTQFAVDSVAAEYDRLIGLGVRFTQQPTEMGPVITAVFDDTCGNLIQIIAPAS
- a CDS encoding mycothiol transferase, which encodes MAKLTTFPEPNSALSDPADLFREYLRFYRGELVRRITAQSDDSLTTTTVPSEWTPLQMLTHLVHMEQRWFVWGFLGRAVDAPWGDEKDGSWHVPAEVDAETLLTRLDDGARLTEEVLSTHRMDELATLGGRFTDEQPTLIWICFHVLQEYARHLGHLDVAVELAGGPRGEGPA
- a CDS encoding PLD nuclease N-terminal domain-containing protein translates to MPYLGLLIMLMAIFCLIDVITADDSGIRHLPKMVWLLLVIVLPLAGSIAWLVVGRPEGGGIWGGSGAPRTASAYPEYDAKPGRAVAQSQESDEEFLRRCRARAEEQRRIAREQRKSE
- a CDS encoding LysE/ArgO family amino acid transporter, which translates into the protein MTSLAAAQSTLTGLGVGLSLIVAIGAQNAFVLRKGLQRTHVLPVVAVCALSDAVLILAGVAGIGVLVDRFPVALRVVTVLGAVFLLVYGLMALNRARTPSTMTTETTGGGSLIAAVATCLALTWLNPHVYLDTVVFLGSIGNRQPGDLRWWFAIGAMLGSVLWFTALGYGSRVLSPLFARPLAWRILDLGIGIMMLTLAALLVFG